In Thermosynechococcus sichuanensis E542, a single genomic region encodes these proteins:
- a CDS encoding 3'(2'),5'-bisphosphate nucleotidase CysQ family protein: MTTSPPLTSSQIWQINQLLRQAGQRARQLAQQPFEVIEKGRQDFATSIDRFLDRLLSQKFRAWFPEDGIISEENADSQAVFQELKNRYWLIDPLDGTDDLIHHRQGYALMVGLLEHYSPVAGWIYAPNLDHLYYGGKDWGLFQMSSGGPPVPLLPVCPPSPSEDHCPIMIGYRDYRTYGDAIHRLLPQVEFRFLGSFGLKVIEVILGRAGLYLYLNQRVKLWDTTAPLALATAAGLVCTDLQGNPLRFDATGLQGQTLTHQQPILIGWPEYIAALRSPLVEAITAVQLSLGSA; the protein is encoded by the coding sequence ATGACGACTTCTCCCCCCCTGACCTCTAGCCAAATCTGGCAGATCAATCAACTCCTGCGCCAAGCGGGGCAGCGGGCACGGCAACTGGCACAGCAACCCTTTGAAGTCATTGAAAAGGGACGCCAAGATTTTGCCACCAGTATTGATCGCTTCTTGGATCGGCTACTGAGTCAAAAGTTTCGCGCTTGGTTTCCTGAGGATGGCATCATCAGCGAGGAAAATGCTGACTCCCAAGCGGTCTTTCAAGAACTGAAAAATCGTTACTGGCTGATTGATCCCCTCGATGGTACCGATGATCTGATTCACCATCGCCAAGGCTACGCCCTGATGGTAGGTTTGCTGGAGCACTACAGTCCAGTGGCGGGTTGGATCTATGCCCCCAATTTGGATCACCTCTACTATGGCGGTAAAGATTGGGGACTCTTTCAGATGAGCAGTGGTGGTCCCCCTGTCCCCCTCTTACCCGTTTGCCCGCCCTCTCCTAGTGAAGACCATTGCCCGATCATGATTGGCTATCGCGACTACCGCACCTACGGTGATGCAATTCATCGGCTGTTGCCCCAAGTGGAATTTCGCTTTCTAGGCAGTTTTGGCCTCAAGGTGATTGAAGTGATTTTGGGACGGGCGGGACTCTACCTCTACTTAAATCAGCGGGTGAAGCTCTGGGACACCACAGCCCCCTTGGCTTTAGCAACAGCAGCAGGTTTGGTGTGCACCGATTTGCAGGGAAATCCCTTACGCTTTGATGCCACAGGTTTACAGGGACAGACCCTTACCCATCAGCAACCAATCCTCATTGGCTGGCCAGAGTATATTGCTGCTTTGCGATCGCCCTTAGTGGAGGCGATTACCGCAGTTCAACTGTCCCTTGGCTCTGCCTAG
- the gloB gene encoding hydroxyacylglutathione hydrolase, with product MMIYRLNALTDNYIFLLHDPQAQTAAVVDPAEPEPVLAKLAELGATLTAIFNTHHHWDHVGANRALRSRFPDIEVYGSREDQGRIPEQTVFLSAGDRVPFGEHSFEVLFVPGHTRGHIAYYAPATGDLFCGDTLFGGGCGRLFEGTPAQMLDSLNQLRQLPEQTRVWCAHEYTQKNLSFALTVDADNPALQARYAQVCRDRAQGKSTIPSTIGLERATNPFLRCQVSTIQAAVGATTPLQTFTRLRGKRDQY from the coding sequence ATGATGATTTATCGCCTCAATGCCCTTACGGACAACTACATTTTTTTACTCCATGATCCGCAAGCGCAGACAGCGGCAGTGGTGGATCCGGCAGAGCCAGAACCCGTTCTGGCCAAATTAGCGGAACTGGGAGCAACACTGACGGCAATTTTCAATACCCACCACCACTGGGATCATGTGGGAGCCAATCGTGCCCTGCGATCGCGCTTCCCTGATATCGAAGTTTATGGCAGCCGCGAAGATCAAGGCCGCATTCCAGAGCAAACAGTCTTTCTCAGTGCGGGCGATCGCGTTCCCTTTGGCGAACATTCTTTTGAGGTGCTGTTTGTCCCCGGTCATACACGCGGTCACATTGCCTACTATGCGCCGGCAACGGGCGATCTCTTTTGCGGTGATACACTCTTTGGCGGTGGTTGTGGTCGTCTTTTTGAGGGGACACCAGCGCAGATGCTCGACTCTTTGAATCAACTGCGGCAACTGCCGGAGCAAACGCGGGTCTGGTGCGCCCACGAATATACTCAAAAGAACCTCAGCTTTGCGCTGACCGTAGATGCCGATAATCCTGCCCTGCAAGCGCGCTATGCCCAAGTTTGTCGCGATCGCGCCCAAGGGAAAAGCACGATACCGAGTACGATTGGCCTTGAAAGGGCAACGAATCCTTTTTTGCGCTGTCAGGTCAGCACCATTCAGGCAGCAGTGGGGGCGACCACGCCCCTCCAGACCTTTACCCGGTTGCGGGGTAAACGGGATCAATACTAA
- a CDS encoding cobalamin-binding protein yields MRLVSLLPSATEIIAALGLAPLLVGRSHECDYPPEVKALPVCTRARLDAKQSSLAIEQAVQDLLRSALGIYDLDLETLQALQPTHVITQDQCDVCAVTLADVQRAIAELFDPPPQLISLQPHSLEDVWQDIRRVAIALGVSPDPLLDSLHTRIGACQAWVSDRPRRSVVTIEWIDPLMSSGNWVPELIALAGGENMLGTAGKHSPYIDWPTLLAINPEVIIVMPCGFDLERTRQELQQAVQTYPQWQQLRALQTNQLYIVDGNAYFNRPGPRLVDSLEILVEILHPPQEPQFEGIGWQRYTLAVAG; encoded by the coding sequence ATGCGACTGGTTTCACTCTTGCCGAGTGCGACGGAAATTATTGCCGCCTTAGGGCTAGCGCCGCTTCTTGTGGGACGCAGTCATGAGTGTGACTATCCACCAGAGGTTAAGGCGTTGCCGGTTTGTACGCGGGCACGCTTGGACGCCAAGCAGTCCAGTTTGGCGATTGAACAGGCGGTTCAAGACCTGCTGCGATCGGCCTTGGGAATTTATGACTTAGATCTTGAGACTCTGCAAGCCCTACAGCCTACCCACGTTATTACTCAAGATCAATGTGATGTCTGTGCGGTTACCCTAGCGGATGTCCAGCGGGCGATCGCCGAACTTTTTGACCCACCCCCTCAGTTAATTTCGCTCCAACCCCATTCCCTTGAGGATGTTTGGCAGGATATTCGGCGAGTAGCGATCGCTCTGGGGGTGTCTCCTGACCCCCTACTGGATTCGTTGCACACCAGAATTGGCGCTTGTCAAGCATGGGTGAGCGATCGCCCGCGGCGGTCAGTAGTTACGATTGAGTGGATTGACCCGCTCATGAGCAGTGGCAATTGGGTACCAGAATTGATTGCCCTTGCTGGCGGTGAAAATATGCTGGGTACAGCGGGAAAACATTCTCCCTATATTGATTGGCCAACACTGCTGGCGATCAATCCAGAAGTGATCATTGTCATGCCCTGTGGCTTTGATCTGGAACGCACCCGTCAAGAACTCCAGCAAGCAGTGCAAACCTATCCCCAGTGGCAACAACTGCGTGCCCTCCAAACCAATCAACTCTACATCGTGGATGGCAATGCCTACTTTAATCGCCCCGGTCCGCGCTTAGTGGATTCCCTCGAAATCCTCGTGGAAATTCTCCACCCACCTCAGGAACCCCAGTTTGAGGGCATTGGCTGGCAGCGATACACCTTAGCTGTGGCCGGATAA
- a CDS encoding glycoside hydrolase family 57 protein — MAIGYLALVLHAHLPFVRHPESDYVLEEEWLFEAITETYVPLIWMFEGLKRDGVDFKITMSMTPPLISMLRDPLLQERYDQHLAKLEELAELEVERNTYNGHIRYLAEHYAQEFNRVRQTWENYDRDLVKAFKQFQDTNNLEIITCGATHGYLPLMKMYPQAVWAQLQVACEHYEQTFGRPPKGIWLPECAYYEGLERMLADAGLRYFITDGHGILYARPRPRFGTYAPIFTETGVAAFGRDHESSQQVWSSEVGYPGDPVYREFYKDLGWEAEYEYIKPYIMPNGQRKNTGIKYHKITGRGLGLGDKQLYDPYWAREKAAEHAANFMFNRENQIRYLYHLMQRPPIVVAPYDAELYGHWWYEGPWFLDFLFRKVWFDQDTFAMTHLADYLRAHPTQQVCRPSQSSWGYKGFHEYWLNDTNAWIYPHLHKAAERMIELAKGEPWDELSWRALNQAARELLLAQSSDWAFIMRTGTMVPYAVRRTRSHLLRFHKLYDDIKAQKIDAGWLEKVEAIDNIFPHINYRVYRPL; from the coding sequence ATGGCAATTGGTTATTTAGCGCTGGTTTTGCATGCTCACCTCCCCTTTGTCCGCCACCCCGAGAGTGACTACGTTTTAGAAGAAGAGTGGCTCTTTGAGGCGATTACCGAAACCTATGTGCCCCTGATCTGGATGTTTGAGGGGCTAAAGCGTGACGGCGTGGACTTCAAAATCACCATGAGTATGACGCCGCCATTAATTTCAATGCTACGGGATCCACTACTTCAGGAACGCTACGACCAGCACTTAGCGAAACTAGAGGAACTTGCGGAACTAGAGGTAGAGCGCAATACCTACAATGGCCACATCCGCTACCTTGCCGAGCACTATGCCCAAGAATTCAACCGCGTACGGCAGACATGGGAAAACTACGATCGCGACCTCGTCAAGGCCTTTAAGCAGTTTCAAGACACCAATAACCTTGAAATCATTACCTGTGGTGCCACCCATGGCTACCTGCCCCTAATGAAAATGTATCCCCAAGCGGTGTGGGCACAACTACAAGTGGCCTGTGAGCACTATGAGCAAACCTTTGGTCGTCCCCCCAAGGGGATTTGGCTACCGGAATGCGCTTACTACGAAGGCTTAGAGCGAATGCTTGCCGATGCCGGTTTGCGCTATTTCATTACCGATGGCCACGGTATTCTCTATGCCCGCCCCCGGCCTCGCTTTGGCACCTATGCGCCTATTTTCACCGAAACGGGGGTGGCTGCCTTTGGCCGCGATCACGAATCCTCCCAGCAGGTGTGGTCATCGGAAGTTGGCTACCCAGGGGATCCCGTCTATCGCGAGTTTTACAAGGACTTGGGTTGGGAAGCGGAGTACGAATACATCAAGCCCTACATCATGCCCAACGGCCAACGCAAAAATACGGGGATTAAATACCACAAAATTACCGGGCGCGGTCTTGGTTTAGGGGACAAGCAACTCTACGACCCCTATTGGGCACGGGAAAAGGCGGCTGAGCACGCTGCCAATTTCATGTTTAACCGCGAAAATCAAATTCGCTACCTGTACCACCTGATGCAGCGTCCGCCGATTGTGGTTGCTCCCTACGATGCTGAACTCTATGGCCACTGGTGGTATGAAGGGCCTTGGTTCCTTGACTTTCTCTTCCGCAAGGTCTGGTTTGACCAAGACACCTTTGCCATGACCCACTTGGCAGACTATCTGCGCGCCCATCCCACCCAGCAGGTGTGCCGTCCTTCCCAGTCCAGTTGGGGTTACAAGGGCTTTCATGAATACTGGCTGAATGACACCAATGCTTGGATTTACCCCCACCTCCATAAGGCTGCCGAGCGGATGATTGAACTGGCCAAAGGAGAGCCATGGGATGAACTGAGTTGGCGTGCCCTCAATCAAGCGGCACGGGAATTGCTCCTTGCTCAATCCTCAGACTGGGCCTTTATTATGCGGACGGGAACAATGGTGCCCTATGCGGTTCGCCGCACCCGTAGCCACCTGCTGCGCTTCCACAAGCTCTACGATGACATCAAAGCACAAAAAATTGATGCGGGCTGGCTGGAAAAGGTGGAAGCCATTGACAACATCTTCCCCCACATTAACTATCGGGTCTATCGCCCCTTGTAG